Proteins encoded together in one Psychrobacter sanguinis window:
- the aciT gene encoding AciT family ciprofloxacin tolerance protein, translated as MATFTIMATSTPGLSGTLSWSTLGYMLLSVGIVATFLSGRRYLLGYLLGGMGYWVIIEGMQSIVVNATSMSSGYGYLTAILLSLAVVGSYLSYRYKQFVETLDTQKTGVESLGRRAISRSVAAKAKGRIPHEKYIEHTPIYNNYKPRFRN; from the coding sequence ATGGCAACTTTCACCATTATGGCTACCAGCACGCCTGGGCTATCGGGTACTTTATCTTGGTCTACTTTAGGTTATATGCTTCTGTCTGTAGGCATAGTAGCCACCTTTTTATCGGGTCGTCGCTACCTATTAGGTTATTTACTGGGCGGCATGGGCTATTGGGTAATCATAGAAGGTATGCAGTCTATCGTAGTTAATGCGACCTCAATGAGCAGCGGTTATGGCTATCTGACGGCAATACTATTAAGCTTAGCTGTGGTTGGCTCTTATCTAAGCTATCGTTATAAGCAATTTGTTGAAACCTTAGATACTCAAAAAACAGGGGTTGAATCTTTAGGTCGCCGTGCTATTTCAAGATCAGTAGCGGCCAAGGCTAAAGGTCGTATACCTCATGAAAAGTATATCGAACATACCCCTATTTATAATAATTACAAGCCACGCTTTCGCAACTAA
- the serB gene encoding phosphoserine phosphatase SerB: protein MTKNTTTNYQNNAILASQDTSISLSTATANFASFGSGMTAHLKAWISALQKANDLLPSHLRFDDIDFEAGAHESGKISLSLIEQLETLPVFALSVVVQKQALLPVESGEDKKAAFEAHIAEWATQNPLWQIIKVVRSTDTLQDRTGSDRLTPVLTYRYILMPTDTATMQPGKKAAAARLLDDGITSHLRQFIETLPITDKLGGDAAIDCHIVSLAKMLRPHRVAVFDMDSTLIEQEVIVELAKQANIGDQVSEITESAMRGEIDFDTSFSERVALLEGVSKEALDQIQQQLTLSAGARTVIATLKSLGYHTVLVSGGFTYFAERIAKELGIDEVHANELDIKNGVVTGNVSLPIVNGERKAALVQQVAERMNITTAQVICVGDGANDLPMMAIADLGVAYHAKPIVRARADAAINATGLEGVLYVLGYAAQDLL from the coding sequence ATGACCAAAAATACTACAACTAACTATCAAAATAATGCAATTTTGGCCTCTCAGGACACCTCAATTTCATTATCAACTGCCACTGCCAACTTTGCGAGCTTTGGTTCTGGCATGACAGCACATTTGAAAGCTTGGATTAGTGCCTTACAAAAAGCCAACGACTTATTGCCAAGTCATCTACGTTTTGACGATATAGACTTTGAAGCAGGCGCACATGAAAGTGGCAAAATATCCTTGAGTTTGATTGAGCAGTTAGAAACTTTACCTGTCTTTGCACTTTCAGTAGTGGTTCAAAAGCAGGCTTTATTACCTGTAGAATCTGGTGAAGACAAAAAGGCGGCGTTCGAAGCTCATATCGCAGAGTGGGCTACCCAAAATCCGTTGTGGCAAATTATTAAAGTGGTGCGTAGTACAGATACCCTACAAGACCGTACCGGAAGCGACCGTTTAACCCCTGTGCTTACCTATCGTTATATCTTGATGCCCACAGACACCGCTACTATGCAGCCTGGTAAAAAAGCAGCTGCCGCTCGCCTACTAGATGACGGCATTACCTCTCACCTACGCCAATTTATCGAAACCCTACCTATTACTGATAAATTAGGCGGTGACGCAGCGATTGACTGCCATATTGTGTCGTTAGCGAAGATGCTACGCCCTCACCGTGTGGCAGTATTTGACATGGACTCTACGTTGATTGAGCAAGAAGTAATTGTAGAGCTAGCGAAACAGGCCAATATTGGTGATCAAGTGAGTGAGATTACCGAATCTGCAATGCGCGGTGAAATTGACTTTGATACCTCTTTTAGTGAGCGCGTGGCCTTATTAGAAGGTGTTTCTAAAGAAGCTTTGGACCAAATTCAACAGCAGCTAACCTTGTCAGCGGGGGCACGTACTGTGATTGCCACCTTAAAGTCATTAGGCTATCACACAGTATTGGTGTCGGGCGGCTTCACCTACTTTGCGGAGCGTATTGCCAAAGAGTTGGGCATCGATGAAGTACATGCCAATGAGTTAGATATCAAAAACGGCGTGGTTACCGGTAATGTCAGTCTGCCTATCGTGAATGGCGAGCGTAAAGCGGCTCTGGTACAGCAAGTTGCCGAACGTATGAACATTACTACGGCTCAAGTTATTTGTGTCGGTGATGGTGCCAATGATTTACCGATGATGGCCATTGCTGATTTAGGCGTGGCTTATCATGCTAAGCCGATTGTTCGTGCGCGTGCTGATGCGGCTATTAATGCTACTGGTCTAGAAGGCGTATTATATGTCTTAGGCTATGCTGCTCAAGACCTATTATAA